The Apium graveolens cultivar Ventura chromosome 11, ASM990537v1, whole genome shotgun sequence genome has a window encoding:
- the LOC141695788 gene encoding uncharacterized protein LOC141695788, translated as MMLMFLEAIDDAYIDIINHGPPYPQKIISMTPTIPEHYIRLEKSEWSDPEKAAMLKDAKVMNILHNSLDNIMSNMVIAYKTVKAIRDDLETQCQGTLEIKNNRRVVLVQEYEQFDARPDETITDNYDRLLTLLNDLSLVGKDYDIEDSNTKFLRALPEEYDT; from the coding sequence ATGATGCTCATGTTTCTTGAAGCCATTGATGATGCTTATATTGATATAATCAATCATGGACCTCCTTATCCTCAAAAGATTATTTCCATGACACCAACAATCCCTGAGCACTACATCAGGTTGGAAAAAtctgaatggtcagatcctgagaAAGCTGCAATGcttaaggatgctaaggtcatGAATATTCTTCATAATAGTTTGGACAATATAATGTCAAACATGGTGATTGCTTACAAGACTGTCAAAGCTATACGGGATGATTtggaaactcaatgtcaaggaacatTGGAAATCAAGAACAATAGAAGGGTTGTTCTTGTGCAAGAGTATGAACAGTTTGATGCTAGGCCTGATGAAACAATTACTGACAATTATGACAGATTACTGACActgttgaatgatttgtcattagTTGGAAAGGATTATGACATAGAAGATTCCAACACCAAGTTTCTAAGGGCTCTTCCTGAGGAATATGATACATAG